Sequence from the Halobaculum rubrum genome:
TGTCGCCGTCACCGCGACACGGCGGACGCTCACCGTCCGTCGGCTGCTTGGCGTCGGCGTCGTCCTCGCAGCGGTGGTCGCCGCGGGCGGCGCCCCCGCGCTCGGCGGCGATGTTCACGCCGCGCTCGCGCTGGGCGGGGCGCTCCTGCCGGCGGTCGCGGCGATCGGGCGTGCTGACGCGGTCGGTGGGGACGGCACCCGAACGGTCGCCGCGCTGGGGGTCGTGCTGTTCGCGGCGCTCCTCGTGCTCGCCCCGCTGACGGCGCTGGGCGGGACGCTGTTCCTGCTCGGTCCCGTCCTGCTGACGCTTGCGGCCGGCGCGTTCGTCCTCGCGGCGGTTCCGCTGTACCTCCTCGGCGGAGCCAGCGTCGGGGCGGACCCGGGGACGTCGACCCCGGACCGTCGGACCTCGGCGTGAGCGGCCGCGGTATCGGACCGAATTCCTGAACCGTGTTACCGAACCGGGTTCTCGGGGCCACGCCCGAGATACTCGGCGGCGAACGCCCGAACGACGTCCGCGTCGTACTCGTCCATCCGGAGGAGGTGACGCCACGCGGTGAGCGCGTACGGTGTCTCCGGGTCGTCGTACGGGTACGGCATCGCGACGAAGCCCCTCCAGGTCCCGGTGTGGTCGTTCGCCCACGACCGGAGGTTCGATCGGGCCTCGTCGGTCAGCGCGTTCGGCGCGTAGTACGCGACGATCGCGCCGTGTTCGAGCGTGTGGACGACGTCGCCCATCGACTGTGGCTCCTCGTAGAACCCCGCGTCGACGACGCCGCTGTAGTGGGGCCCGGAGGTTGGCGGTCGTGTGCTGTAGTCGACCTCGGTACCGCGCTGAACGTGTTGGTTGCCTTGGTTGGGGAACGACTCAACGTCCGCGAGCAGTTCGGGATCGCCGTTTTCGGGCAGCGACGTCTCGCCGCCACCGCCCCCGAGACAGCCGGCGAGCGCGGCGAGGGCGCCGGCGCCGACGACGCCGAGGGTCCGGCGTCTGGAGAGCGAGGAGTGGTCCGCCAAATCGTGTCCGTCGGTCATACCCGAGATACGCGGCCGCCAGGATTCAACTGTTGTGGTGCCGGGTCACTCGCCGAACCGCTCGCCGTGGAGTCGCGCGAACGCCTCGCGCTCGTCGGGCGCCGTCTCGTCGCCGCGGGCGCCGGCGCGAACGAGCCGCTTCACGGCGGCGAGCGCCTCGGGATCGTTGCCGGCGACCTCCCGTGCGACGGTCGACGGGTCCGAGACGACCCGAGAGACGAGCCCGATCTCCCGGGCCTCCTCGGCGTCGACGACCCGCGCGGAGCAGGCGATGTCGAGCGCGACGCCCTCGCCGACGACGCGCGGGAGCCGTGCGGTGCCACCCCACGCGCCGAACAGCCCGAAGGAGACGCCCGTCTCGGCGAACGTCGCCGCCGGCGTCGCGACCCGGAGGTCGCACGCGAGCGCCAGCTCCACGCCGCCGCCGCGGGCCGCCCCGTCGACGCCGGCGATCACGACCGGATCGGCCGACTCGATCGCGTCGGCGACGCGCTGCCCGTGCCCCGCGAACGCGGCGGGATCGTCCAGCGATTCGACCACGCCGAGGTCGGCGCCGGCACAGAAGGCGGAGCCGGCGCCCCGCAGCAGCACCACCGGTTCCGTCGCGTCGACGACGGCTCGCTCCAGCGCGTCGAGCGCCTCCGGCGTGAGGGCGTTTCGGGCCTCGGGGCGGTCGATCGTCACGGTCCGGTACGCCCCGTCGGCGGCCCGTTCAGTGCGGATCACGGGGCGGGATAGCCCCCCGTTTCCAAAGGTCTTTGCGTGTGCCGGGTCTACCGAACGTCGATGGATGACGCCGTGCGGACTCGGGCCGCAGCGGAGCGGGCGGTCGGCGACGTCGAGCCGGCGGCGCTCCGGAGCGCGCTGACCGACCGCTTCGACGACGCGGAGATGACGCCCGGAGCGCTCACGCTTGTATCGGCCCGCGCACTCGACCCCGATGTCGACCTGTCCGGCATCGAGGACCACGCCGCCGGCGTCCAGCTCATTTACGAGGGACTGCGACTTACTCGCGAGCTCTCACAGACGGAGCCGTGGGCGGGCGTCGACCTCGGCGCGACCGGCGATATCGACGCCGATCTCGACGTGCTCGCGGCGGACGTGTCCGTCTCGCGGGGGTTCTATCTCCTCGCCAGGACGGCCGCCGCGGAGAAGGCCGTCGAGACGGTCAGGGCGTTCGGTCGCGACCAGACGCTCCGCCGCGACGCGGACGCCGAGGGCGCCGCGGCGCTGGACCGCAACCTGGAGGCCGACGTGTTCGAGCTCGCGCTCGTCGCCGGCACGGCCGCCGTCGGCGCGTCCGCGCCCGCGGACCTGCTGTCGTACGCCGCCGAGCTCGCCGCCGGCGACGACGACCGCATGCCCGCTGTGGGCGCGCTTCCCGACTCGACGGGCGATCGGATCGCCGCCCTCGCCGACGAGGAGCGCGTGGCGTCGTCGGCCGACCCGTGATGGAGGGCCGGACGGGGCGCGACCTCGCTCGTCCGGTCGGCGTCCCGTGATACTGTCTGTCTGTGGCGGGACCCAATCGTAACGCATAAAGACGGCTCCCGGCTATCCATATCCGCGCCTGGGTAGCTTAGCGGTAAAGCGCGTCCTTGGTAAGGACGAGAGCGCGGGTTCAAATCCCGCCCTAGGCTCTTTCCTCCGTACACCGCTTGTCGCACACTTTTCCGGCAACACTCGTTTGAACGAAACCCGTTCACGATTCGTCTCTCTCGCTAAACAGGGCATCCATCGCCGTATTGCGATTCGCCAATCCGTCAGGAAACACAAACTAATTCACTGACAGCAGTGGGATAGACTCGAAATCGACCGAGGGCACGTCCCCTCAAGCGATACTCCTGATCTCGCTAATCAACGCTCACAGATGGAAGAATGGATCTTAGTCAGGAATGTGATAGAACACCCTCGATGCGGTTATCCACGACGGTTACGTGGCGAGGAGGATTCCGCCGAAACGACTATCGGTAACACCAGCGTATTACGTCTATATGTCCGAAGCGGTCACAAACGACGACGGCGGGGACGACATCGCCACGGTGAATTTCAAACTCACCGAGTCGTTCCTCGAACAGATAGACGATACGTGGCAGGGGCGCGGGTTCAACAGTCGAAGCGAGTTCATCCGGTACACGCTTCGAGACGCCGTCGAGTTCCCGACGTTCGACCGCGACGAACTCGTCGCCCTGCTCGAAGCCGAGGAGGACATCCGCGAGGGACGGACGACGAGCGCCGAGGAGGCCCGCGAGCGATTCGGCACGAGCGACGAGTGACGACGGGTGGGCGTGGGAACTCTCACCGACGGCCGAAGACGACCTCGACGGACTGTCCCCCGCCGACCAAGACCGGATACTCGACAAGCTCGATGAGATCGTCTCCTCGCCGTGGCGCGACCCGCCGGACTACGGTGAACCGCTCCAGAACAGCCCGTACAAGAAAATCCGCATCGGGGAGTTCCGGCTCTCCGTGAGTTTCCGGCAGAACGACGGAAAGCTCGTTGTCGCACGTATCAAGCGTCGTGGCGGCGCGTACACCGCTGACGACGACTAAGCGACGAAATACCCTCGATGTGGGGAGTCCCTTCGGTAAGTACAGAGGGTGAGTCTATCGTGGGTCAAACGCATAGTAGACGATTACCATCGTAACTCCCATCATCACTGCGTGGACAGTGGTCAGCCCCCAACAACAGGCTCCCAACGAATACCCCGAAGAAACTCGCAATACCAACGGCGATGGCGAATTTCAGCCGGGGGTTGTCATGTGACGGTCGGAACGCTCAAATCCGAATATCCGCGCCACGATTGTCCTTTTCCGATGTCCACAGACGGCATACGGGGCCGAATACCCAATCTCTTTATAAGTAGCGTTGGTAATACAGAGATAAGAAACGCGCAAAGTGGATGTTTGCAGCAAATGTAGCCCTTTTGAGAGCCGAAGGACTCCTCAGTAAAGCAAGTCCTTGGTAACGACGAGACCCCGAGTTCAATTCCCGGCCTCGGCTTTCGGCGTTTTCACGTCGCCAGCGACGCCCTCACTTCCTTTCCGGCACGATCTGCGGGACACCCACCGTCACCACGGTGCCGCCGCCCTCGCGGTCGTCGATCGTCAAGTCGCCGTCAACCATCTCGGTTCCCCAGGCGATGAGCCACAGGCCGAGGCCGCTGCCGTGGTCCAGCGGCGTCTCGTTCCCCCGCTCGAGGGCGGCCCGTTCGTGGTCGCTGATTCCCGGGCCGTTGTCGGCGACCCTGATCTCGACTGCCTCCTCGGTACAGGTCGCCCGCACGCCAACCCACGGGTCGGCCGCGTCGTTGTGTTCGGCGGCGTTCTCGACGACGTTCTTCACGACCGAGCTGAGTACCGGAGAGATCGCGATCTCCGCGCCGTCCGCGCAGCCGCCGCTCCGGTCGAACTCGAGGTCGATCTCGACGGACGGGTGGTCCTCGCGGACCGCTTCGATGCATTCCCGGATCACCGCCCTCAGCGTCAGCGACCGCTCGGACTGGCGGCCCCGCTCGAAGATGTCGATCACGTCGCGCGCCTTGTCGCTGATCGCCTCGATCCGCATCGCGCCCTCCTTCACCGCCTCGACGTGCCCGCCCTCGGCGTCGATGAGGTCCGCGTTCCCGTAGATGAGGTTCGTCTCCGTGCGGATGTTGTGCCTGAGCACGCGGTTGAGCACCTCGAGGCGCTGCTGGCGCCGGAGGTGGTCGCTCACGTCGTGAAAGGAGACGACGCCGCCCAGCGAGCGGCCGTGGAAGTCCGCGACCGCCGTCACCGTCGCGTCGTACTGTCGGCTCTGGAGCCCCTCGCCGAGCGTGAGGTGGCGGGAGGCGCGTCCCTCCTCCGGCAGGTGTTCGTACCGGGGGATCACCTCGGCCGCCGGGCTCCCCAGCGCGTCTCGCGGGTCGACGCCGAGGATCTCCGCGGCCTGTTCGTTCATGTCGACGACGTAGTCGTGTCGGTCGACGACGACGGCGCCCTCGCGCATGCGCTCGAACACCAGCTGTCGCGCGCGGTGGTTCGCCGAGGGGCTCGTCCCGAGCAGGCGAAACCGCGTGATTGCGCCGAGGTACGCGACCCCCGACACCGCGAAGAACACCGGCGTCGGGTCGAGGCTCGGAACCGGGACGGCGCCGGCGAGAAACAACACGTTGCTCGCCCACGGAGCGAGCGTCCCGACGAGCAGCCCGAGGCTCTGGCCGCGGAACGGGACCGAGTCGCTGCGGACCAGCCCCAGTAGGGGGATCGACCCGAGCAGTCCGAGCAGGTAGGTGTAGCCGGTGACGACCCAGTACCAGGGGCCGCCGACGCGGCGGAGCACCGTTCGACCGGCCTCGGTGACGAGTTCCGTGTCGAGATACAGCAGATCGTGGTACGGGTCGGTCGCCGCGAGCGCCACCGTAACGACCGGGACGACCGACAACAGCGCCACGTACCGCGGACGGACGTAGTGATCGCGTCCCGTGTACTCCAGCGCGAACAGGAGCCACGCGACCGGGATCACCACGACGCCCAGCCACTGGATATCGGAGTAGAGCACCTTCCGCGCGAAGGTCCCGGCGCGGTGTTCGAGGACGAAGAACACCGACCACCACACCTGCCCGGCCAGCATGGCCGTCAACGGGACCGCGCCGGGTTCCCGTCGCTCGCGCCACGCGAGGAGCGCGGCGGTCGTTCCCACGACGACCGTGAGCAGCATTACCGCCGTCAGCGTTCCGGGCGGAAGCACGTACCCTCCTGCTGTGGGGAGGAGCGTAATAAGTTCCGCCGTCGCACACCGCGAGACGATCCGACAGATCGGGCGAGGCCCCGCTCACACCAGCAGCAGCGACCCGATCAGCGCGGTCGCGACGACGAGGTACTCACACTCCGATGCCAGCGCGAGCGCGTCGTCGTCAACGCGACCGAGCAGCCCCGTGACGACCAGCGAGTACGCCAGTCCGACGCCGAGCGCGACCGCGAATTCGACCCGCAGCGCGCCGCCGGAGACCGCCCCAGCGACGAGTCCGACGGTGAGCAGGTCGACGCCGTACAGCGCCCGCCGCGTCGCCGGGACGCCGAACGCGACCGGCAGCGTCGCCACGTCGATCGCGCGGTCGGCCTCGACGTCGCCGACGTTCGGGATCTCGGTGTCCACGAACGACCGAAGCAGGAAGTACGCGAACACGACCGCCGTCGCCGGGGTAACCGCCGCGTCGGTGAACGCGACCGGGAGCGCGGTCAGCGTCGTCGCCCACGCGAGCGCGACGACGAGGGAGTTGACGACGAGCACCTGCTTCAACCGGCGGAGCGTCGGGGCGACGCTCGGAACCCAGTCGGCGGCGTACGCCACCCAGAACGCCCCGGGAAGCAGCGTCACGGCCAGCGCGACCGGACCGCCGAGCACGGAGATCGCGACCGCGAGGCCGTACGCCGCCGACGCGAACACGTACAGTGCGCCGCGGTGCCGCCGGACGAACGCCGACCGATCGGGATCGGAAACGGCGTCCGTGTCCACGTCGGCGAGCCGGTCGTTCGTGTACACCGCGAACGTCACGAGCCCGACGACCACGGGCGCCGGGTTCGGCGGCAGCGACAGCAACACCATGGCGATCGCGACCTCGGCCATCGCGATCGCCGCCAGATACGCGGAACTGTACACGAGCGCGTTCCCGGCGCGCTCCCCCTGCGTCGTTAGCAGCTCGACTATCCGACTCGTTCGCCCGGTCGTACCGTACTCGTCCGACGCGCGGTTCGATTCGTGGGGCATGTGTGGTGGACCGACCGACGGCGACCCGCCGACGTGCCCTGGCGGTACCACCTCCACCAATTCTATAAATATTCTGTCCAACGTGATACTGATTTGACCGGATTTGCGCTGTATGAAATCGATCGCGATACCCACGGCTGGTACGTCGTTCGTCAACGGGGCCGACTCGGCTGCGGTCGCGGACGGGACGGCGATCCGCGGCGAGTCGCGCCGGCGGTGGCGGGTCGATCAAGCCGGTCGACCCGCGTCGGCTGGGGCGAGGAGGCGGGTGTGGTGATCCCGCGGCGGATCTCCGGGCCGGAGCGTCGAGAGGTCGCTACCTCTCGATCCCGGTTCCCGTCGCGGCGTCGGGGACCTCGTTTTTCACCACGTCGATTCCGAGCTCCTCGATGGCGGCCTCCATGTGTTCGTCGTCGACGTAGCTCGCGCCGGCGGCGACGCGCTTCGACTGCGCGAGCGCCATCACCTCGCCGCGGCGGTCCTCGGGCAGTTCGTACTTGTCGACGACGAGCTCGATGGTGAGGCCGTTGTGGTCGCGGGTGTACAGCGAGTGGAACGCGCCGCGGTCGAACTCGCTGTAGCGGTGGCCGTGTTCCGAGAGGGCCGCCTTGATCTCGGGCAGTTCCGCCGCCTCGATCGAGAACGCGAGGTGGTGGACCGCGCCGACGCCGGGGCGCTGGCCGGGGGCGTTCTCGCGGTCCTCCTCGACGAAGAACGTGATGATGCGTCCGTCGCCGCTGTCGAAGAACAGATGCGTCACCTCCGGCGCGTCGAGGTTCGGCTGGCGCATCACCAGCGGCATTCCGAGCACGTCGCGGTAGAACCTCACCGTCTCCTCCTCGTTGCTCCCGATGAGCGTGATGTGGTCAGTTCCGGTCGTCCGCAGCACGCTGTCGTCGGGGCGCTCGGCCGTCACCGGAATGTCCGACTGGTCCGCAGGTACCTCGGTGTCGCGGTCGTCTGTTGCCATACCAGTGGTACGGTCGCCGGCCACTTAGCCGATCGCTGACATCGGTGTTACCGGGTCGTCCGGGGGTCGTCGCTTTCGATGCCGTCTTTCCCCTCGATGCTGTCTTCGCACTCGACACTGACTCCTCCCCCCACGCCGATCCGGCCTCGGCTCACGCCCGATTCCAGTTCCGTCACGGCGTTCGTTCGGTCGTCGCCCGTATCCCCGGCGTCGCCGGTGTTCTCGGTGCCGGACGGCTCGAACAGCGCCACCTCGGCCTCCTCGTGCGCGACGGGCCGGTGCTCGACGCCCGCGGGGACGACGAGCAGCTCGCCGGCCGACAGCGTCTCCGTCGGGGCGTCGCGGAACTCGATGGCCAGCGGGCCGCCCTCGATCACCCAGAACAACTCGTCGGCGTCGGGGTGGCTGTGCCACACGAACTCGCCGTCGAGGCGGGCGAGCTTCAGCGCCTGTCCGTTCAACTCGGCGGCGAGGTGCGGCGACCACGGCTCCTCGACGGAGCCGAAGCCGTCCGCGAGGGATACCTTCTCCATGCCCGCCCCTCGATGCCGACCGAACAAAAGCCGTCGGCCTACCGCAGGTCCTCGATGACCGTCTCCGGAATCGCCGCGAGCACGGCGGCGGGCGCGGCCGCGACGAGGCGCTCGCCGGCGTCGACGAGCGACCGGCGCACGAGCGTGTATCCGGCGGAGACGATCACGAGGGCGGCCACCGTCGACTGGGACACCCCGTCAAGCATCGCCAGCGACGGAAGCGCGAGCGCGATCCCGACGAGGAGATCCTCCGGGGCGCCGTCGTAGCGGATCAACCGGCGCGGGGGATGCCACCGCCCGCGGAGGTGCTCGTACACCGCCCGGTCTCCCGTCGCCTCCCACGGGCGAAGCGTGAGGTCTCCCCCGAGGACGTCCGAGACGGCGTGGACCGCGGCCGCGACGAGGAAGGCCGCGAGCGACAGCGTCGCCGGCGACGGGGCGACCGCGGCGGCGACGACCGCGAGCACGGCGGCGATGCTGCCGTACCCCGGAAAATGTAGATCCTTCCGGTGGGCGCCCGCCAAATCGAGGTCGGGCGCGAGCCCGCCCAGCGCTCCCGCGAGAACGACCGGCCCGGCCTCCGGCACGAGCGCCAGCGTCCCGAGCCCGACGAGCACGCCCGCGAGGACGTGGGTCGTCGCCATCATAGCCACACGCAGGCGGCGGAGACGCAAAAGCAGGCTGTGTCCCGTGCTAGCGCGGTGGGAGCCACGGACGAGCAGCGTCCCGGGTCCGCGTCGGCGACAGCGCTATGTGGCATGACGTAGCATACCACGACATGGACATTCTCATCGTGGGCTACGGCCGGGTCGGCGCCCGCACCGCGCGGGTGCTCGACGAGGAGGGACACGACGTGACCGTCGTCGACAACGATCAGACCAAAGTCGAGCGCGCGCGGGCCCGCGAGCTCCGGGTCGTCGAGGGGGACGGCTCGAATCCGGCGGTGCTCACCGAGGCCGGCGTCGCAGACGCCGACGGGCTCGGCGCGATCACCGGCGATCCGAAACTGAACTTCGAGATCTGTATGGAGGCGACGGAGCTGAGCGACTGTCGGACGGTGATGCGCGTCTCCGATGACTTCCACGAGGAGATCTACGACGAGTTCGAGCGTGCCGTCGACGAGATCGTCTACCCGGAGCGCCTCGGCGCCGCGGGCGCGAAGACTGCCATGCTCGGCGGCAACTTCAACGCCATCAGCGACCTCACCGAGCAGCTTCAACTCGTGACCATCGCGGTCGAGGACGACTCCCCAGTGATCGGTGGGCACGTCAACGACCTCTCCGTCGACGGTGGACGGGTGTACGCTCACGGCCGCGCCAGAGAACCGCTCACGATCCCGTTGCCGGGAACCACCGTCGAGGCCGGCGACCGACTCGCCGTGCTCGCCGAGACGGAGCGCGTCGTCGACGTACGCGCGGCGCTGCTCGGAGCGTGACCTGCGACGCGGCCGCCGCTCCCGAAGCGACCGTGGACGCCGGCTCGGCGACCGGCGGACCCAACGTGGGGAAAGAGGCAGGGCGAGGCCCTGGCAGGCGGGAGTCGGGGGTCCACGCGCCTGCGACGCGGATACGGGGCGAGCGTGTGAGGCGCTCGAATCGGACACACCGTCGCGATCCGAGTCGCGCTCGGCGATCGAGGACCGACGGACGGTCTCGCGCCCGTTCGCCGGGTCCGACTCCCTCCGTATAAAGCCACGTCAGACGGAAACGGGTCCGTCAGACGCCCGTTCGACTCGATTTCGGCGGATCCGCCGTGCTCGTCGATCGCACCCGTGCCCCGATCGACGGGAACGCTCTTGACGCGGGCTGTCGAGCCACCCCGTATGCACGGAACCGGACCGCCGCTGGTCACGCCGTTCGACGCCGACGGAGATCTCGACGAGACTGCCCTGCGCGAGCTCGTCGGCTGGGTCGAAGCCCGCGGGGTCGACTTCCTCGTCCCGTGTGGGTCGAACAGCGAGGCCGAACTCATGACCGCCGCGGAGCGCGCCCGCACGATCGAGGTCGTCGCCGACGAGGCCTCGGTCCCGGTGCTGGCCGGCACGGGTAGCCCCGGAAAGCGGGAGACGCTGGCGGCGACCGAGTCCGCCGCCGCCGCCGGCGCCGACGCCGCGCTCGTCGTGACGCCGTTCTACTACGGCCACGATCAGGGGACGCTGGAGACGTACTACCGCGAGGTCGCCGACGAGTCGCCGGCCCCGGTGTACCTCTACTCGGTCCCCGTGTTCACCGACGCGAGCCTGGAACCGGAGACGGTCGGCCGGCTCGCCTCCCATTCGAACGTCGCGGGCATGAAGGACTCCTCGGGCGACGTCGCGACGTTCCAGCGGATCCGCGAGCGCACCGCGGACGCGGACTTCGAGCTCATGGTCGGCTCCGGGGGCGTGCTCGGGCAGGCGCTCGCGGCCGGCGGAACCGGCGGCGTGCTCGCGCTCGCCAACATCGCGCCGGAGGCGACGACCGCGATCTACGAGGCCCACGAGGCCGGCGACACCGAGCGCGCGCGCGAACTCACCGCCGCATGCGTCGACCTCAACCACGCGATCACCGCCGAGTACGGTATCCCAGGGCTGAAGTACGCGATGCGCCAGCGGGGGGCGCCGGCGGGGCACGCCCGCTCGCCCCACCGTCCGGTCGACGAGGACGCGCGGGCGGCGCTCGACGACCGTCTCGGCGAGTTCGAGGAACTGCGCGCCGACCTCTGAGAGTCGTTTCGACCCCGCTACGGTTCCCGCCCGTCCGCGTCGACGGCGGCGTCCGCGCGGGTCGCCCGCGTCGCCGTCG
This genomic interval carries:
- a CDS encoding DUF3105 domain-containing protein, with protein sequence MTDGHDLADHSSLSRRRTLGVVGAGALAALAGCLGGGGGETSLPENGDPELLADVESFPNQGNQHVQRGTEVDYSTRPPTSGPHYSGVVDAGFYEEPQSMGDVVHTLEHGAIVAYYAPNALTDEARSNLRSWANDHTGTWRGFVAMPYPYDDPETPYALTAWRHLLRMDEYDADVVRAFAAEYLGRGPENPVR
- a CDS encoding enoyl-CoA hydratase/isomerase family protein, with the protein product MIRTERAADGAYRTVTIDRPEARNALTPEALDALERAVVDATEPVVLLRGAGSAFCAGADLGVVESLDDPAAFAGHGQRVADAIESADPVVIAGVDGAARGGGVELALACDLRVATPAATFAETGVSFGLFGAWGGTARLPRVVGEGVALDIACSARVVDAEEAREIGLVSRVVSDPSTVAREVAGNDPEALAAVKRLVRAGARGDETAPDEREAFARLHGERFGE
- a CDS encoding DUF7114 family protein encodes the protein MDDAVRTRAAAERAVGDVEPAALRSALTDRFDDAEMTPGALTLVSARALDPDVDLSGIEDHAAGVQLIYEGLRLTRELSQTEPWAGVDLGATGDIDADLDVLAADVSVSRGFYLLARTAAAEKAVETVRAFGRDQTLRRDADAEGAAALDRNLEADVFELALVAGTAAVGASAPADLLSYAAELAAGDDDRMPAVGALPDSTGDRIAALADEERVASSADP
- a CDS encoding ribbon-helix-helix domain-containing protein; the encoded protein is MSEAVTNDDGGDDIATVNFKLTESFLEQIDDTWQGRGFNSRSEFIRYTLRDAVEFPTFDRDELVALLEAEEDIREGRTTSAEEARERFGTSDE
- a CDS encoding type II toxin-antitoxin system RelE family toxin gives rise to the protein MSPADQDRILDKLDEIVSSPWRDPPDYGEPLQNSPYKKIRIGEFRLSVSFRQNDGKLVVARIKRRGGAYTADDD
- a CDS encoding histidine kinase N-terminal 7TM domain-containing protein, with the translated sequence MLLTVVVGTTAALLAWRERREPGAVPLTAMLAGQVWWSVFFVLEHRAGTFARKVLYSDIQWLGVVVIPVAWLLFALEYTGRDHYVRPRYVALLSVVPVVTVALAATDPYHDLLYLDTELVTEAGRTVLRRVGGPWYWVVTGYTYLLGLLGSIPLLGLVRSDSVPFRGQSLGLLVGTLAPWASNVLFLAGAVPVPSLDPTPVFFAVSGVAYLGAITRFRLLGTSPSANHRARQLVFERMREGAVVVDRHDYVVDMNEQAAEILGVDPRDALGSPAAEVIPRYEHLPEEGRASRHLTLGEGLQSRQYDATVTAVADFHGRSLGGVVSFHDVSDHLRRQQRLEVLNRVLRHNIRTETNLIYGNADLIDAEGGHVEAVKEGAMRIEAISDKARDVIDIFERGRQSERSLTLRAVIRECIEAVREDHPSVEIDLEFDRSGGCADGAEIAISPVLSSVVKNVVENAAEHNDAADPWVGVRATCTEEAVEIRVADNGPGISDHERAALERGNETPLDHGSGLGLWLIAWGTEMVDGDLTIDDREGGGTVVTVGVPQIVPERK
- a CDS encoding UbiA family prenyltransferase, translated to MPHESNRASDEYGTTGRTSRIVELLTTQGERAGNALVYSSAYLAAIAMAEVAIAMVLLSLPPNPAPVVVGLVTFAVYTNDRLADVDTDAVSDPDRSAFVRRHRGALYVFASAAYGLAVAISVLGGPVALAVTLLPGAFWVAYAADWVPSVAPTLRRLKQVLVVNSLVVALAWATTLTALPVAFTDAAVTPATAVVFAYFLLRSFVDTEIPNVGDVEADRAIDVATLPVAFGVPATRRALYGVDLLTVGLVAGAVSGGALRVEFAVALGVGLAYSLVVTGLLGRVDDDALALASECEYLVVATALIGSLLLV
- a CDS encoding VOC family protein, whose protein sequence is MATDDRDTEVPADQSDIPVTAERPDDSVLRTTGTDHITLIGSNEEETVRFYRDVLGMPLVMRQPNLDAPEVTHLFFDSGDGRIITFFVEEDRENAPGQRPGVGAVHHLAFSIEAAELPEIKAALSEHGHRYSEFDRGAFHSLYTRDHNGLTIELVVDKYELPEDRRGEVMALAQSKRVAAGASYVDDEHMEAAIEELGIDVVKNEVPDAATGTGIER
- a CDS encoding metal-dependent hydrolase, with the protein product MMATTHVLAGVLVGLGTLALVPEAGPVVLAGALGGLAPDLDLAGAHRKDLHFPGYGSIAAVLAVVAAAVAPSPATLSLAAFLVAAAVHAVSDVLGGDLTLRPWEATGDRAVYEHLRGRWHPPRRLIRYDGAPEDLLVGIALALPSLAMLDGVSQSTVAALVIVSAGYTLVRRSLVDAGERLVAAAPAAVLAAIPETVIEDLR
- a CDS encoding potassium channel family protein, yielding MDILIVGYGRVGARTARVLDEEGHDVTVVDNDQTKVERARARELRVVEGDGSNPAVLTEAGVADADGLGAITGDPKLNFEICMEATELSDCRTVMRVSDDFHEEIYDEFERAVDEIVYPERLGAAGAKTAMLGGNFNAISDLTEQLQLVTIAVEDDSPVIGGHVNDLSVDGGRVYAHGRAREPLTIPLPGTTVEAGDRLAVLAETERVVDVRAALLGA
- a CDS encoding dihydrodipicolinate synthase family protein, producing MHGTGPPLVTPFDADGDLDETALRELVGWVEARGVDFLVPCGSNSEAELMTAAERARTIEVVADEASVPVLAGTGSPGKRETLAATESAAAAGADAALVVTPFYYGHDQGTLETYYREVADESPAPVYLYSVPVFTDASLEPETVGRLASHSNVAGMKDSSGDVATFQRIRERTADADFELMVGSGGVLGQALAAGGTGGVLALANIAPEATTAIYEAHEAGDTERARELTAACVDLNHAITAEYGIPGLKYAMRQRGAPAGHARSPHRPVDEDARAALDDRLGEFEELRADL